AGGATAGTAATAACCCCATTGGAACCGAAGAGGCAGTGATGATTCTGGACAAACTACAAACTCTGTTAGGCGCCCAGTTGATAGCCCAAACAGTAGATGGTGGTTTAAAAGTCTACAGGTGGAACAGTCTTGATAAAGGCTTAGTATTAGcaagaattgaagatgctCTCGACCAATCCATGCATATTGATCATTTGTGATAAACTTAATGGAAAGAAAATTATATACATTTCTTCTATAATGAGACTAATTGATATGATCGAAACCAAATCAACATTCCATTTAACAGGGTTCGCATCAAATAATTTCTACGTTCCTCGAAGCAATGTCTGCTGGTCTAGCATCCATGAAGAAATACTTGAACACGTATTCACAACCCCAACTGCCGAAGAAGTCGATCAATAGTGTTGTAGTtaacttcaatttgaagctttcatCCATTGGAACGAACTTCATGGCTTCATTCAACTCAGGAATAAATTCTGTTGCACCAGCTAAAGCCAAACCAGTAACACCGAGCAAACCGTAATACATACCCTTGTTACTGGTGATGTTCTCTCTGAAAGGTTCACCTTGGTAATTGACTGCGAAAGTGGAAACCTGTTGCACCAGTTGGATAATGAAGATACCGGTGTTCAATAATGATGGCTCAAATgtcttctccaaatcaaCTTGAGGTTCTCTAGGTTCAAGTTTGTAAATCTCCAAAGTAATGTAGATCAGAGTCACAATATGAACAGCAAACTGAGATAGAATAGAACCCATAATGTACACGTTGAAGATACCAGCTTGTGGTCTTTGCTTCGATAATTTCTGTAGTGGCTTACCACGGGAAATACTCAAGAAACAGACGGACAGTAGTAAACCAGATACAGTAGCTTGACCATCCCCAAATTTGACACCGGCCAAATAGATGACAGATAGCGAGTAAGCACTAATCAAACAATTAAGAGCCAAAATCTTGTACATTTGAATGGTGTTCACTAAAGCGCAACGACCTTGACGAATAATGTTAGTCACAGCAGAGACATTGGCAAGCTTGGAAGTGAACGGAGCAGCACAGGAAGCATCACCTAGTTTCAAAGTTGGggcttcttcctcctgGGAGTCACCGGCAGTGTTGAGTAACATCGAGGCTAGATCTGCACCGCTCTTGGCACCAGAATCTTTCTCAGACTTGATAGTTTCTGCTGGCTTATTGTTTGCTTCCGTAACCAATTTTCTGATTTCTGGAGTAATCGTTGTGCCGTTCTTCTCGAGAGCTTTCAAATAGTGAGGGTTCTTTGGTCCTGGTGGGAATAAGTGAGCAATAGGTTCAGGAACTGGCGGTTGAGGTTGACcccatttttcaaaaaaaccACATTGCTTAATGTACATGGCCTTCATGTTTTCCGTTCTACGGCTGTCAgccattttcttcaatcctTCCTCTGTACCGTTCAGCAGAGCAACACCAACATGTGCTTGCTTTAATGCACCCACATCATTGGTACCATCACCACACATCAAAGTTTGGTATCCCATGTCCTTCAAAGTGTTCAGGATGAATTCCTTCTGTAAGGGGGACACACGCGCGTAAACCCAAGTGTGACGAATCAATTCTCTCAGTTGGTGATGTTCTTCTAACGCACCCAAGGAATGACCAGTGACGGCGATGTCATACTTGTCGAACAACGTAGCACGATCAAATTTACCAGTAGCAGGGTCGAATGGAATGGTGATGGTTTCCTCAACGTTACGGAAGACCAAGCCACCTTTCtcattttcaccttctCTATCCAAAATAAGTGTCTCTCTATCAACAATCCCGACTTCCTTAGCAACGTGCACAGCTGTCAATGGGTTATCACCTGTGATCATGATAGAACGATGAGCAGACTCGTTTAACATCTTGATTGTTTCAGTAGCATCGTCTTTCAAAGGACAGTGGAAAATCAGGAACCCGCTAAACTCTAATTGatgctcaatttcttcacgAGTGATATCCTCGAGTTGCTTAGAACTCAAAGAAGGTAGGGTCTTGGACGCAAGGGCTAGAACTCTAGAACCAGAACGGGTAAAGGACTTGTAGATTTCATCGTAATTTTCAGGAACAGAAACTAGTCTCTGACGAATGGTTTCTGGAGCACCCTTTACAGCAGCAAAGTACTTTTTATCATGGACAGCAATAGAAGATGATCTCTTTAAAGCAGAAGAGAATTGAAAACGACGTAAAATCTGAATCTTTCCTGCTCCCATCTTGTTGACAGTATCCTTAGCCTCTACTTTCCAGTTGAGAGACCTCAATGTTGCTTTTTCCATTGGGTCACCGACTATTTCACCATCATCCAGTCTGACAAGCGCATGTGCTGCACCAATAACCAAGGCAGTTTTAGCAGGAGCATCATCAGCAGTAAACATGTGACGGATCTGAGCTGGGTCTTGAGACAAACCAGccaaaccttcaaagacCAAATCTTCACCAGTTAATGTACCAGTCTTATCGAAACAACAAACATCTACTCTACCAGCCAAGGGAATTCTGAAAGGCTCAGTACAATAAACGTAAAATTTCGATAGAGCAGCCAAAGAAGAGTTAACGGCCATAGTCAGTTCCATTGGCAGTTCTGGTGGGACAACAGAAGTGATAATCAAAATACAGTCAAGAATCAATTTAGACTGAGTTCTACCCATTCTAGTACCTTCAACCCAAACGTACCATGAAGCGACAATAGCAAAGATCAATAAGAACAGAATGAAATAAAGGGCCTCTTTATTATCAACAGAAACACGTTCAGCTGAGTAAATCATCACACGGACTAACGAACCTTGAGAAGTTTCAAATCCGGTCTTTGTAACAATGGCCAAAGCACCTCCATCTGGTGACAAGGGAATATCTGACTTGATTTCTGGCGCAGTAACCTGCAAAGCTTTGGTACCACCATGCAGCACCGAGTTCTTATCAACTCCATCGACCTGCAAATCATCACACCTTGGACGAAGTCTTAtcgattctttcaacaatggCGTAGACTCACCAGAAAGCATTGCTTCGTTGACGATACAACTACCATCAACCAAGACCAAATCACAAGGAATAGCACTGTCTTCAGCGGTTCTAGTGATAGAAACAACATCCATTGGCAGTAGTTGATCTGTTTGGATCTCGGACCACTTCTTGTTCCTGAAGACATTAATAGTATATGGTTTGATACCCATAGTTCTGAACTCTCTGAGGGTAGTCAACCGTTGGAAGACGGCTGCACCTTCCATAGAGACAATCATGAACAAGTTAAACAAAGCATAGTACCAAAATTCATCCAACAACCACAGCGCAACACAAAAGACTTGGAAAACAAACAAAGGAGCCACTGCAtgttctttgaacaattcaagGAAAGTTGGAATTGGAATATCAAAGGAATTCTCACCATACAATCTTCTCAAATGAGTCAAATCACCAGAGTGgcctttga
The window above is part of the Torulaspora delbrueckii CBS 1146 chromosome 3, complete genome genome. Proteins encoded here:
- the SPF1 gene encoding ion-transporting P-type ATPase SPF1 (similar to Saccharomyces cerevisiae SPF1 (YEL031W); ancestral locus Anc_1.476); translated protein: MAPKSFVSSPLVKDSRLLVPKPVFSRPYALFFFPLYAAFAHLYFQQYDRYIQGSEWTFVYLGGIISLNVLVMLMPAWNVGIAAGFNYATAGDLNEATHVLIHTTPNNGSDGIVEIQRVQEAGELQIFFQFQKKRFLWHPEEGVFSSPKFLIDEAPKISNFQDFKGHSGDLTHLRRLYGENSFDIPIPTFLELFKEHAVAPLFVFQVFCVALWLLDEFWYYALFNLFMIVSMEGAAVFQRLTTLREFRTMGIKPYTINVFRNKKWSEIQTDQLLPMDVVSITRTAEDSAIPCDLVLVDGSCIVNEAMLSGESTPLLKESIRLRPRCDDLQVDGVDKNSVLHGGTKALQVTAPEIKSDIPLSPDGGALAIVTKTGFETSQGSLVRVMIYSAERVSVDNKEALYFILFLLIFAIVASWYVWVEGTRMGRTQSKLILDCILIITSVVPPELPMELTMAVNSSLAALSKFYVYCTEPFRIPLAGRVDVCCFDKTGTLTGEDLVFEGLAGLSQDPAQIRHMFTADDAPAKTALVIGAAHALVRLDDGEIVGDPMEKATLRSLNWKVEAKDTVNKMGAGKIQILRRFQFSSALKRSSSIAVHDKKYFAAVKGAPETIRQRLVSVPENYDEIYKSFTRSGSRVLALASKTLPSLSSKQLEDITREEIEHQLEFSGFLIFHCPLKDDATETIKMLNESAHRSIMITGDNPLTAVHVAKEVGIVDRETLILDREGENEKGGLVFRNVEETITIPFDPATGKFDRATLFDKYDIAVTGHSLGALEEHHQLRELIRHTWVYARVSPLQKEFILNTLKDMGYQTLMCGDGTNDVGALKQAHVGVALLNGTEEGLKKMADSRRTENMKAMYIKQCGFFEKWGQPQPPVPEPIAHLFPPGPKNPHYLKALEKNGTTITPEIRKLVTEANNKPAETIKSEKDSGAKSGADLASMLLNTAGDSQEEEAPTLKLGDASCAAPFTSKLANVSAVTNIIRQGRCALVNTIQMYKILALNCLISAYSLSVIYLAGVKFGDGQATVSGLLLSVCFLSISRGKPLQKLSKQRPQAGIFNVYIMGSILSQFAVHIVTLIYITLEIYKLEPREPQVDLEKTFEPSLLNTGIFIIQLVQQVSTFAVNYQGEPFRENITSNKGMYYGLLGVTGLALAGATEFIPELNEAMKFVPMDESFKLKLTTTLLIDFFGSWGCEYVFKYFFMDARPADIASRNVEII